Proteins found in one Pocillopora verrucosa isolate sample1 chromosome 12, ASM3666991v2, whole genome shotgun sequence genomic segment:
- the LOC131771499 gene encoding calcium homeostasis modulator protein 5-like — protein sequence MAEGLEGALVNPSFGQLITGGISSLKEIIQKVELPLQQAFISGLVLGLKEFLNKLVFKCPERYHKLYSMLFIFAPVVIFFCFALIISRSFWKMVAGCCRLPRNLRRVIWQRSRRFVYLSTLPPVVWLLFVLFDTKYYVCAKLGSLETRLNKTTPDEHPEILSEFEAANTESQVIGFILLSITMLFATISISVDRCCSKSDTAIKDQQEYEHYLAEEEIRLFNQKVEPLAKEQAKVHVEALFEKYRETGDNKEMIRQISKHIEEEFPWAPTFQS from the coding sequence ATGGCGGAAGGCTTGGAGGGCGCCCTGGTAAATCCAAGTTTCGGCCAACTGATAACAGGCGGAATCTCTTCTCTTAAAGAAATTATACAAAAAGTGGAACTTCCCTTGCAACAAGCTTTTATATCGGGACTTGTTTTGGGGTTGAAAGAGTTTTTGAATAAGTTGGTTTTCAAGTGCCCTGAACGTTACCATAAATTGTATAGTATGTTGTTCATATTTGCCCCAGTGGTGATATTCTTCTGTTTCGCGCTGATAATCTCAAGATCATTCTGGAAGATGGTGGCAGGGTGCTGTCGCCTTCCTAGAAATCTTCGTCGAGTAATCTGGCAACGCTCGAGAAGATTTGTATATCTCAGTACCCTCCCACCAGTAGTATGGCTTCTATTTGTTCTGTTTGATACGAAGTATTACGTCTGTGCAAAGCTGGGTTCATTAGAGACTCGACTTAACAAAACTACGCCAGATGAACATCCTGAAATCTTAAGCGAGTTCGAAGCTGCTAACACAGAGTCCCAGGTCATTGGATTTATTCTGCTGTCGATCACGATGCTTTTTGCAACGATATCAATCTCCGTCGATCGATGTTGTTCCAAGTCCGACACAGCAATCAAAGATCAACAGGAATATGAACATTATCTGGCCGAAGAAGAAATCAGGTTGTTTAACCAAAAGGTGGAACCTTTAGCAAAAGAACAAGCTAAGGTACACGTCGAAGCTTTGTTTGAGAAATACAGAGAGACAGGCGACAATAAGGAGATGATACGTCAGATATCAAAACACATAGAAGAGGAATTTCCTTGGGCGCCAACCTTCCAATCTTAA